The following proteins are encoded in a genomic region of Takifugu rubripes chromosome 21, fTakRub1.2, whole genome shotgun sequence:
- the anxa1a gene encoding annexin A1a, giving the protein MSLISAFLKQTIYMGMPDDSVLKREGTVVPAPNFSASGDAAVLDKAIKVKGVDEKTIIDILVKRSNEQRQQIKEAYQQSSGKPLEAALKNALKGDLEDVVLALLKTPAQYDAQQLKLAMKGIGTDEDTLIEILASRNNRELLDIKKAYKEDYKKDLEDDVRSDTSGDFRAVLLEILKASRTEVVCDQLIDSDARALYEAGEGRKGKDCAMFIEILATRSFPHLRQVFDRYSKYSKVDVAKAIDLEMKGDIESCLTAIVKCTGSRPAFFAEKLNASMKGKGTRKNILTRIMVSRSEIDMKQIKEEYKKNYGKSLYMDILDDTKGDYEKILLALCGDDS; this is encoded by the exons ATGTCTCTCATCAGCGCCTTCCTGAAGCAGACCATCTACATGGGCATGCCCGATGACTCA GTCCTGAAGAGAGAGGGGACCGTGGTCCCAGCGCCCAACTTCAGTGCCAGTGGTGATGCTGCAGTCCTGGACAAGGCCATTAAAGTGAAAG GTGTGGATGAGAAAACTATCATTGACATTCTGGTGAAAAGGAGCAACGAGCAGCGTCAGCAGATTAAAGAGGCCTATCAACAGTCCAGCGGGAAG CCTCTGGAAGCGGCGCTAAAGAACGCCCTGAAGGGAGATCTGGAGGATGTGGTGCTGGCGCTGTTGAAAACTCCGGCCCAGTATGATGCCCAGCAGCTCAAACTGGCCATGAAG GGTATAGGTACAGATGAGGACACCTTGATTGAGATCTTGGCttccagaaacaacagagagCTCCTGGATATCAAGAAAGCCTACAAGGAAG ACTACAAGAAGGACCTGGAGGACGACGTCAGGTCGGACACCAGTGGAGATTTCAGGGCTGTTCTCCTGGAAATTCTGAAG GCCAGCAGGACAGAGGTGGTGTGTGACCAGCTGATTGACAGCGATGCCAGGGCTCTGTACGAGGCTGGCGAGGGCAGGAAGGGCAAGGACTGCGCCATGTTCATCGAGATCCTCGCTACCAGGAGCTTCCCTCACCTCCGCCAAG TATTTGATAGATACTCCAAGTACAGCAAAGTAGACGTGGCCAAAGCCATTGACCTGGAGATGAAGGGAGATATCGAAAGCTGTCTCACAGCAATAG TAAAGTGCACTGGAAGCAGACCCGCGTTCTTTGCCGAGAAGCTTAACGCATCCATGAAG GGCAAAGGGACGCGTAAAAACATTCTGACCCGCATCATGGTGAGCCGCTCTGAAATTGACATGAAACAAATCAAAGAAGAATACAAGAAAAACTATGGAAAATCCCTCTATATGGATATTCTG GACGACACGAAAGGAGACTATGAGAAGATTCTTCTTGCTCTCTGTGGAGACGACAGCTAA
- the LOC101061533 gene encoding rapamycin-insensitive companion of mTOR, whose amino-acid sequence MAANIRGRPIRSLRMRGRNDSGEENVPLDLTREPSENLREILQNVAKPHGVSNMRKLGHLNNFIKLLCSVSHRVENIGFTYEEIIICLRLALLNEAKEVRAAGLRSLRYLIRDTAVLQKVLRLQVDYLIARCIDIQQSNEGERTQALRLVRKIITVNATLFPTSVANSLIAVGTDGLQERDRMVRAAIAIICELALKNPEVVAKRGGLSTILKSVIDCQLSRINEALITTVLHLLNHPRTRQYVRVDIELEQILAPFTDFHYRHNADMAEGQVKEDRESRMLSSRMAIVAAFRSWSGIIHLCKAGNSGIQSLIGLLSIPNMEVRKGLLEVLYDIFRLPVPIITEDFTEALLSVDHARFQDTWRLSDGFVAAEAKVVLPHRARSRPDLMDNYLAFVLSAFINSSLLEGLVEVITSNDDQLGIRATILLGELLHMANTILPHSHSHHLHCLPTLINMAASFDIPQERRLRASAAVNNLKRFHEKKKRGLKPCSLYLDHIIRKSLSSHSRRESHSRSHRDIYVIKDTEEALMMNLRDSHILNHKQNLEWNWLLIATILKWPNVNLKNNKDEQMHKFVRRLLYFYKPSSKLYAALALDHAKARQLTVVGCQFVEFLMDSDEDGQGYLEELVRDMVSWLSLSSGQKPERCLQSNGLLTTLSQHYFLFLGTLSAHPQGVKMLEKCGLFQCLLNLCALKNQDAVLKLVVATLDYSRDGLARVILSKILTAATDPCRLYATKHLRVLLRASVEFFSSWGMELLVTQLHDHNKAVSMEALDILDEACEDKANLHALIQLKPALSHLGDKGLLLLLRFLSIPKGFSYLNERGYVSKQMEKWHKEYNLKYVDLIEEQLNEALTTYRKPVDGDNYVRRSNQRLQRPNVYLPVHLYAQLVHDKTGCHLLEAHSIVPDLSYTVRSPMLDTWEGIKQLKAALWALGNIGSSNWGLNLLQEENVIPDILALAQHCEVLSVRGTCTYVLGVISKTRQGCEVLKQYGWDAVRHSHRTLWPVTPEEVDTQLTSELSSVPSTLSLNSESTSSRHNSESESQPNMYILDDDKYDVLDPSDEPSFCLHSKPVKDRSPLTILASTRFVRARFLNSLSLPSKKLRSTSDPKTPSGSWTPNELMGSMRRNRTVTEPSIYSPTQGDIFTSVFNGRGMPKSPTVSLETSFVGNRGGSEEHLVDGRLARVGGSGLGLSSLGGHGVLEHPIREREQASRERLAGDGGSSSGANLGAGGGGGSQFKSRSQSFNTDTTTSGISSMSSSPSRETVGNPEHPDTEPDSSDCVSLNTVVSAKTVTTLSSLSPQLNHMPPSKSSTVSLVPPGSSHTLPRRAQSLKSPSVTTIKSLADCSFMYTSPRDALGYATLKRLQQQRIHPSLSHSDALASPAKDVLFTDTITMKTGSLDSRLTPRRFLKALSFASLDKEELLSPINQSTLHRCSSVRSMVSSATYGSTNDYIGLALPMDINDIFHIRDAAYFQQRISPPSEERKRFLFGDGDGDRPALPALKQQFSISELTSGRGDSHAHMVGEEETGLQDHTDENCLYCVGASVLGYPTQPQVNSTHAETDYVNFQSWGGPSGHRLEVMPQSKFSGVSGCSDAAVSQGSVCGTPTPDVIVMGVKAIADDGPAPRVLLRKEVLRLIVNLSSSVGTKGHETGLLTIKEKFSHAFDDICLYSEVSNLLAHCTFRLTSRRFIQELFQDVQFMPMYEEAEAILKKLPKPVEENLDPPAES is encoded by the exons ATGGCGGCCAACATACGCGGCCGTCCTATCCGGAGTCTTCGGATGCGAG GTCGGAATGACAGCGGGGAAGAGAACGTACCGCTGGATCTGACCAGAG AGCCGTCAGAAAATCTCCGTGAAATCCTTCAGAATGTGGCAAAACCACACGGTGTCAGCAATATGCGCAAATTGGGGCACCTGAACAACTTCATAAAG CTGCTCTGCAGCGTCAGCCACCGCGTGGAAAACATTGGGTTTACATATGAAGAAATCATCATTTG TCTCCGATTAGCACTTTTAAATGAGGCTAAAGAGGTTCGAGCTGCAGGGTTGCGGTCGCTCCGCTACCTTATTAGAGACACAGCGGTGCTGCAGAAGGTcctcaggctgcaggtggactaTTTGATAGCCAG atgtattGACATCCAGCAAAGCAACGAAGGGGAGAGGACTCAGGCCCTGAGACTAGTCCGAAAG ATTATTACTGTCAATGCAACGCTGTTCCCGACCTCTGTTGCTAACTCTCTCATCGCTGTGGGCACCGATGGACTCCAGGAGAGAGACCGAATGGTCCGGGCAGCCATCGCCATCATATGTGAGCTCG ctctgaAGAACCCGGAGGTGGTGGCCAAGCGCGGAGGCCTCAGCACCATCTTGAAGAGCGTGATCGACTGTCAGCTGAGCCGCATCAACGAAGCGCTGATCACAACCGTGCTCCATTTGCTCAATCACCCGCGCACGCGCCAGTACGTGCGCGTTGACATCGAGCTGGAG CAAATCCTTGCACCCTTCACTGATTTCCACTACCGCCACAATGCAGACATGGCTGAAGGACAAGTCAA ggaggacagagaaTCCCGCATGTTGTCCAGTCGGATGGCCATAGTAGCGGCCTTTCGCTCCTGGTCCG GAATTATCCACCTATGCAAGGCAGGGAATTCTGGAATCCAGTCTCTAATTGGCTTACTTAGCATTCCAAATATGGAGGTTAGG AAAGGCCTGCTGGAAGTTTTATATGACATATTCAGGCTCCCTGTTCCCATTATAACTGAAGACTTCACAGAAGCCCTCCTGAGTGTCG ATCACGCCAGATTCCAGGACACCTGGAGACTGTCCGATGGGTTTGTTGCTGCAGAGGCCAAAGTTGTCCTCCCTCATCGGGCCCGCTCCAG GCCGGATCTGATGGACAACTACCTGGCATTTGTTCTCTCCGCCTTCATTAACAGCAGCCTGTTGGAG GGTCTTGTTGAAGTGATTACCAGTAATGACGACCAGCTCGGTATCAGGGCCACCATCCTTCTCGGAGAGCTTCTGCACATG GCAAACACCATTCTTCCTCATTCCCACAGTCACCACCTCCACTGCCTCCccaccctcatcaacatggcaGCTTCCTTTGACATCCCGCAGGAGAGGCGGCT TCGGGCCAGCGCGGCGGTAAACAATCTGAAGCGATTCCacgagaagaagaagagaggtctGAAGCCATGCAGCCTCTACCTGGACCACATTATTCGCAAGTCTTTGTCTTCACACAGTCGCCGAGAGTCTCACTCCCGCTCCCACAGAGACATCTACGTTATTAAG GACACAGAAGAAGCACTGATGATGAACCTGAGAGACAGTCATATTTTAAACCACAAGCAGAACCTGGAGTGGAACTGGCTGCTTATAGCCACCATCCTCAAG TGGCCAAATGTAAATCTGAAGAACAACAAAGACGAGCAAATGCACAA GTTTGTGCGGAGGCTCTTGTACTTTTATAAGCCCAGCAGTAAGTTGTATGCAGCTCTGGCCCTGGACCACGCCAAGGCCAGGCAGCTCACTGTGGTTGGCTGCCAGTTTGTGGAGTTCCTCATGGACTCAGACGAG GATGGGCAGGgatacctggaggagctggtgcgGGACATGGTGTCATGGCTGTCCTTGTCTTCGGGACAGAAGCCTGAACGGTGCCTGCAGAGCAACGGCCTGCTCACCACGCTCAGCCAACACTACTTCCTCTTCTTAGGGACACTGTCTGCACACCCGCAGGGGGTGAAAATGCTGGAGAAATGTGGCCTATTTCAGTG cctgctcaATCTGTGCGCTCTGAAGAACCAGGACGCTGTGCTTAAACTTGTTGTAGCCACACTGGACTATAGCAGGGACGGGCTCGCCAGAGTGATCCTTTCCAAGATCCtcactgctgctactgat CCTTGCCGGTTGTACGCCACCAAACACCTGCGTGTGCTGCTGCGGGCCAGCGTGGAGTTCTTCAGCAGTTGGGGCATGGAGCTGTTGGTCACACAGCTGCACGATCACAATAAGGCCGTTTCCATGGAGGCCTTGGACATCCTGGATGAGGCCTGTGAAGACAag GCCAACCTTCATGCACTGATCCAGCTTAAGCCTGCTCTGTCCCACCTGGGAGACaagggcctcctcctcctcctcag GTTCTTGTCCATCCCTAAAGGGTTCTCTTACCTCAATGAGAGGGGATACGTCAGCAAACAGATGGAGAAGTGGCACAAG GAATACAACTTGAAGTATGTGGATCTgatagaggagcagctcaaCGAAGCACTAACGACCTACCGTAAACCCGTTGATGGCGATAACTACGTACGGCGCAGCAACCAAAG GTTACAAAGACCAAATGTTTATCTCCCTGTGCACTTGTATGCTCAGCTTGTCCACGATAAGACGGGCTGTCATCTACTCGAGGCTCAT AGCATCGTCCCTGACCTTAGCTACACAGTCCGCTCCCCGATGCTGGACACCTGGGAGGGCATCAAACAGCTGAAGGCTGCTCTCTGGGCTCTC gGAAACATTGGTTCTTCGAACTGGGGTTTGaatctcctgcaggaggagaatgtCATCCCTGACATCTTGGCTTTGGCTCAACACTGTGAGGTGCTCTCCGTACGAGG GACGTGCACCTATGTGCTGGGTGTGATCTCCAAGACCAGGCAGGGTTGCGAGGTCCTGAAGCAGTACGGCTGGGACGCCGTCAGGCACAGTCACAGGACGCTGTGGCCCGTCACTCCCGAAGAGGTGGACACGCAGCTGACCTCAGAGTTGTCCTCGGTGCCCAGCACTCTCAGCCTCAACTCCGAGTCCACCAGCTCGCGCCACAACAGCGAGAGCGAGTCTCAGCCGA ACATGTACATCCTGGATGATGACAAGTACGATGTTCTGGACCCGTCGGACGAGCCCTCCTTCTGCCTACACTCCAAACCGGTCAAGGACCGGAGCCCCTTAACGATCCTGGCCTCCACGCGCTTTGTCCGCGCGCGCTTCCTCAACTCCTTGTCCCTCCCCAGCAAGAAGCTGCGCTCCACCAGCGATCCGAAAACCCCCTCGGGTTCGTGGACACCGAATGAACTGATGGGCAGCATGAGACGGAACAGGACGGTGACGGAGCCCTCCATCTACAGCCCCACCCAGGGGGACATCTTCACCTCTGTATTCAACGGCAGAGGGATGCCCAAGAGTCCCACGGTCAGCCTGGAGACTTCCTTTGTTGGGAACAGGGGGGGCTCCGAGGAGCACTTGGTGGATGGCCGGTTGGCCCGGGTAGGGGGCTCTGGCCTGGGACTGAGTAGTCTGGGGGGACACGGCGTCTTGGAACACCCAATCCGGGAAAGGGAGCAAGCCAGCCGAGAGCGTCTGGCCGGAGACGGCGGCTCCTCCAGCGGCGCCAACTTGGGggccgggggaggcgggggctccCAGTTCAAAAGCCGCAGTCAGAGTTTTAACACGGACACCACAACCAGCGGCATCAGCTCCATGAGCTCCAGCCCCTCCAGGGAGACGGTTGGGAACCCGGAGCACCCCGACACCGAACCAGACTCCTCTGACTGCGTGAGCTTAAACACGGTGGTGTCGGCCAAAACTGTGACCACGCTGTCCTCCCTCAGCCCCCAGCTCAACCACATGCCCCCGTCCAAGTCGTCCACTGTGTCTCTGGTACCGCCCGGGTCCTCGCACACGTTGCCCCGCCGGGCCCAGTCCCTCAAGTCCCCCTCCGTGACCACCATTAAAAGCCTGGCGGACTGCAGCTTCATGTACACCAGCCCCCGGGACGCGCTAGGCTACGCTACGctgaagaggctgcagcagcagcgcatcCACCCGTCCCTGTCCCACAGCGACGCCCTGGCCTCGCCGGCCAAAGACGTGCTGTTCACggacaccatcaccatgaagacgGGCAGCCTGGACTCCAGGCTAACGCCTCGCAG GTTCCTGAAGGCCTTGAGCTTTGCCTCTCTGGACAAAGAGGAGCTCCTCAGTCCCATCAACCAAAGCACCCTGCACCGTTGCTCCTCGGTCCGCTCCATGGTGTCCAGCGCCACCTACGGGAGCACCAACGACTACATCGGCCTCGCGCTTCCCATGGACATCAACGATATTTTCCACATCAGAGACGCGGCTTACTTCCAGCAGAGGATAAGCCCCCCGTCAGAGGAAAGGAAGCGCTTCCTGTTTGGGGATGGAGACG GTGATCGTCCGGCTCTTCCGGCGTTGAAGCAGCAGTTTAGCATCTCCGAGCTCACCTCGGGCCGGGGCGACAGCCACGCCCACATGGTGGGCGAGGAGGAGACGGGCCTGCAGGACCACACCGATGAAAACTGCCTCTACTGCGTAGGAGCCAGTGTGCTGGGGTACCCCACACAGCCACAGGTTAACAGCACACACGCggagacag aCTATGTCAACTTCCAGTCGTGGGGGGGGCCGAGCGGCCACCGTCTGGAGGTCATGCCCCAGTCCAAGTTCTCCGGAGTGTCCGGCTGCAGCGACGCCGCCGTCTCTCAAGGGTCCGTGTGTGGGACCCCGACGCCCGACGTCATTGTGATGG GTGTGAAGGCCATCGCGGACGACGGCCCTGCCCCCAGAGTCCTGCTGAGGAAAGAGGTTCTCCGCCTCATCGTCAACCTCAGCTCCTCCGTGGGGACCAAAGGCCACGAGACGGGACTGCTGAC GATAAAGGAGAAGTTCTCTCACGCCTTCGATGACATCTGCTTGTACTCTGAGGTCTCTAACCTTTTGGCTCACTGCACCTTTCGCTTGACGTCGAGACGCTTCATCCAGGAGCTGTTCCAGGATGTTCAGTTCATGCCC ATGTACGAGGAGGCAGAGGCGATCCTGAAAAAACTGCCAAAACCCGTTGAGGAGAACCTGGACCCTCCTGCAGAATCCTGA